A stretch of DNA from Archangium lipolyticum:
TCCTTTGCGCCTGCCAGAGGCCCTCCGAGCAGGACGACCCGCTCCACGATGCCGGGACGAGAGCGGACGCGGGCCTTCCCGGTGGTGATGCCGGAACGGCCGGGGATGCGGGCACGTCTTCCCTGGCGTTCAGCGCGGGCAACTGGAACCTCGAGTGGTTCGGGTCCACGGCCGACGGTCCGGCCGACGAGCAGCTCCAGCTCGACAACGCGCGGAAGATCATCTCCACGGCCGGAGCGGACTTCTGGGGCCTGGCGGAGCTCGTCGATGCCACGCACTTCGCGGCACTGAAGCAGCAGCTGCCCGGCTACGACGGCTTCATGGCCAGTGACCCGCGCATCCCCTCCGGCTCGTACTACTACTCGGACTCCGAGCAGAAGGTGGGCATCCTCTACCGGCCGGACGTGGTCACCGTGCGGGACGCGAAGCTCATCCTGACCTCGAGCAACTACGACTTCGGCACGCGGCCTCCGCTGCGCGTGGACCTGCGCATCACCCGCAACGGGGTGAGCGTGGACCTGGTGGCCATCGTGCTGCACATGAAGGCGCTCTCCGACGTGGAGTCCTATGACCGCCGCCAGCGGGCGGCGCTGGCGCTCCAGGACTATCTGGACACGAACCTGCCGGATGCGCGCGTCCTCGTGCTCGGAGACTGGAACGACGACGTGGACGTCTCCATCACCCGCGACCCCAACGTCGTCAACGGCTACATGCCCACGCCGTACAGGAACTTCCTCGACGCTCCGGCGGAGTACAGCTTCCTCACCCGGCCCCTGTCCCTCGCGGGCCAGCGAAGCACGGTGAACAACACCCAGTTCATCGACCACCAGCTCGTCAGCAACGAGCTGCTCTCGAATTACGTGAGCGGCTCGGCCCAGCGCGTGATGCCGGGCAGCGACATCCCCCAGTACGGCACCACCACGTCGGACCACTACCCGGTGCTCAGCCGCTTCGCGTTCTAGCCCGTCCGCTCGGAGACCATACGGCCTTCCGAGCGCCCTCCCTGGCACGCCGCCGCGTGTGCCTACCTTTGGAAACGCCAGAGGACGGGAGGGACGATGGCGAACGAGATTGGCCGGAAGGCCTCGGAGCTGAAGCGGCAGGGAGACCACCTCGGGACCCAGGCGATGCACAACCCCTGGACGGAGCGGCTTGCCCGCCTGGGCTACCTGGCCAAGGGCGTGGTGTACGCGGTCATCGGGGTGCTCGCGCTGCAGGTGGCCTTCGGCCAGGGCGGCGAGACGACCGATACCCATGGCGCACTGACCACGCTGTCCCAGCAGACCGGGGGCACGGTGCTGCTCGCGGTCGTGGCCGTGGGCATGGTGGGTTACGTCCTCTGGCGCGTGGTGCAGGCCTGGATGGATCCGGATGGCAAGGGCACCGGCGCGAAGGGGCTCGTCACGCGAGCGGGCTATCTCGTGAGCGCGGGCGTCTACACCTTCCTCGCGGTGTCGGCCTTCCGCCTGGTGCTGGGCAGCGGAGGCGGCGGCGGGCATGGAGACCAGAGCGCCCAGACGTGGACGGCCCGGTTGATGTCGCAGCCCTTCGGACAGGCCCTGGTGGCCGTGGTGGGCCTCGTCATCGCCGGAGTCGGCATCTGGCAGGCCTACAAGGCGTGGAAGGAGAAGTTCCGCGACAAGCTGCGGCTGGACGGGATGCGGCCGCACCAGGCCGAGTGGGCGGTGCGCATCTCCAAGCTGGGCATCCTCGCGCGAGGCCTGGTGTTCGTGATGATGGGCGTGTTCCTCGTCCAGGCGGCGCTCACCGCCAACCCGCGGCGGGCCCATGGACTGGACGGCGCCCTGGCGACGCTCGCGGCCCAACCCTACGGGGCGGTGCTGCTGGCCCTGGCCGCGGCGGGCCTCGTGGCCTATGCCGTCTACATGGCGCTCGAGGCCCGGTACCGCCGCTTCCTGGGGGCCTAGCCGCCCCTCGTGCGCTCCATCCGGCGGCGGTAGCTTTCCCGGTGTGCCCGGCGTATGAGTCACCCGCGCCGCCATGCTCCGCTCCCGCCTCTACCTCCTCGCCGCCGCCGTGCTCTGGTCCACGGCCGGCGCCGCCGTGAAGCTGTCCACCCTTTCGGGCTGGCAGATCGCCTCCGGGCGCTCCCTCGTCGCCGCGCTGGTGCTCGCGCTCGCCATCCCCGCCGGCCGCCGGCGTCTGTCCTGGCGAGGCATCGCCGCGGCGGTGGCCTACGCGGGCACGGTGGTGCTCTTCATCCTCGCCAACAAGCTCACCACCTCGGCCAACGCCATCTTCCTGCAGGACACCGCGCCGCTCTACGTGTTGCTCCTGTCGCCGCTCCTGCTGCGCGAGCGCCCCTCCCGCGGCGAGCTGGCCGCCGTCCCCGTGTTCCTGCTCGGCCTGAGCCTCTTCTTCCTCGACCAGCTCGACCCCGGGCAGCTCCTGGGCAACGTGCTGGCCCTGGCCTCGGGCCTCGCCTTCGCCCTGTGCATCCTCGGGCTGCGCGCGGTGGGCGAGGAGGGCTCCGCGGTGCTCGTGTGGGGCAACCTCATCGCCGGCGCCAGCGTACTGTTGCCCGCGCTCGGAGGACCCGCGCCCACGGCGCTGGACCTCGGGCTGCTCGTCTTCCTCGGCGTGTTCCAGCTCGGCATGGCCTACGCCCTCTTCCAGCGTGGTCTGCGCGAGACGCCCGCGGTGGAGGCCTCGCTGCTCATCCTGCTGGAGCCGGTGCTCAACCCGGTGTGGACCTTCCTCTTCGCGGGCGAGAGGCCCGGGAAGTGGGCGCTCGTGGGCGGCACCATCATCCTGCTCGCCACCGCGTGGCGCACACTGCTGGGCTCCCGGGGCGGCAATGCGTCCCCGGCCAAGGAGACTCCGGCGCACGAGGGTGCCGGGAGCTGAGCGGACCCGGCCCCGGAGTGCTCAGTCGTACTTTCCGGAGTCGGCGAAGCGGAGCGCGCACCGGAAGCACACGAACAGGCACAGGAGGGTCGCGAACGCCCAGGAGCCCGCCCCCCGCAGCACCAGGGCGTCCTCGTACCGCAAGAAGCCCAGCGCGTGCCCCAGCCAGTGAAAGGCGCAGAACAACGCCCCCGCCAACGCGGCGAGGGCGGCCAGGAGCCAGAGAGCGATGCGCGTCCTGCGCGCGGCCATCGGGGACATGCCGCCCCATGTTACCAGGGCGACCCGACCCCTCAACCCGCGACGCGCGCTTGGCCCGGCCGGGGCGACCCCATGCGGCGGGTGAGCTCCGCCTCCAGCCGCTTCGGCTCGATGGGCCGCTCGCGGTGCCCCACGTACCCGTCCGGCCGGAGCAGATAGAAGCACTCCGCTCCGGCACCGAAGCGGCGGTGCGCCGCACCGTCCTCGTCCGCCAGCACGTAGGGAGTTGGTGTCCCCTCCCCCGCCACCACCACGCGCGCCCTCAGCAGCGGCCCGTACGCCGCCTCGAGCCGCCGCGCGAGCGCCACCAGCTCACTGCGCGCCTTCGCCTCGGGTTCCAGTCCGGTGAACAGCAACAGCGTGTGATGAGGCCCTCGCAGCACCTCGTGCAGGCGCGTCACCCCCTCACCCTTCACCGGCAGCTCCGGCACGTACTCGCCGGGCGCGGGCCCCTCCGCCAACCGCACCCCGCCGGCCTCGTCGCCCCAGATGCGCTCGGTGGAGAGCGGGCTGCGCCGGTAGTGGATGGCGAGCTGGGAGACGAAGCGCGTCATCTGACGCTGCACGAAACGGTTGCCCAGCAGTTGCCGGGCGATGCGAGGCACCATGTACGCGCGCAACAGCCGCGAGGTCGCCCCTCCTCGCGCCATGAGGCCGAAGAGCCGGTCCGTGCCCTGGAGCAGCTTCTGGCCCACCGGGTGCCGCTCCTGCTCGTAGGTGTCGAGCAGGGATTCCGGCGCGTGCCCCCGGGTGACGAGCGCCAGCTTCCACGCGAGGTTGTAGGCGTCCTGGATGCCCGTGTTCATCCCCTGACCGCCCGCGGGGCTGTGGATGTGCGCGGCATCGCCAGCGAGGAACACACGTCCCTGGCGGTAGTGGGGCACGCCCCGGCGATGCAGCCGGTAGCGGGTCATCCAGCGCGGCTCGCTCAGACGCGTGGGCACCGGCACCATGCGATCCACCAGCGCCTGCATCTCCTCCAGCGTCAGAGGCGCCGTGTCGTCACCTTCCGGGAGCGAGTCGCGCGGCATGACGGCGAACATCCGGAAGCGCTTCTCC
This window harbors:
- a CDS encoding endonuclease/exonuclease/phosphatase family protein, yielding MPRPLPLIRLLGTLAVLTLLCACQRPSEQDDPLHDAGTRADAGLPGGDAGTAGDAGTSSLAFSAGNWNLEWFGSTADGPADEQLQLDNARKIISTAGADFWGLAELVDATHFAALKQQLPGYDGFMASDPRIPSGSYYYSDSEQKVGILYRPDVVTVRDAKLILTSSNYDFGTRPPLRVDLRITRNGVSVDLVAIVLHMKALSDVESYDRRQRAALALQDYLDTNLPDARVLVLGDWNDDVDVSITRDPNVVNGYMPTPYRNFLDAPAEYSFLTRPLSLAGQRSTVNNTQFIDHQLVSNELLSNYVSGSAQRVMPGSDIPQYGTTTSDHYPVLSRFAF
- a CDS encoding DUF1206 domain-containing protein, which translates into the protein MANEIGRKASELKRQGDHLGTQAMHNPWTERLARLGYLAKGVVYAVIGVLALQVAFGQGGETTDTHGALTTLSQQTGGTVLLAVVAVGMVGYVLWRVVQAWMDPDGKGTGAKGLVTRAGYLVSAGVYTFLAVSAFRLVLGSGGGGGHGDQSAQTWTARLMSQPFGQALVAVVGLVIAGVGIWQAYKAWKEKFRDKLRLDGMRPHQAEWAVRISKLGILARGLVFVMMGVFLVQAALTANPRRAHGLDGALATLAAQPYGAVLLALAAAGLVAYAVYMALEARYRRFLGA
- a CDS encoding DMT family transporter; the protein is MLRSRLYLLAAAVLWSTAGAAVKLSTLSGWQIASGRSLVAALVLALAIPAGRRRLSWRGIAAAVAYAGTVVLFILANKLTTSANAIFLQDTAPLYVLLLSPLLLRERPSRGELAAVPVFLLGLSLFFLDQLDPGQLLGNVLALASGLAFALCILGLRAVGEEGSAVLVWGNLIAGASVLLPALGGPAPTALDLGLLVFLGVFQLGMAYALFQRGLRETPAVEASLLILLEPVLNPVWTFLFAGERPGKWALVGGTIILLATAWRTLLGSRGGNASPAKETPAHEGAGS
- a CDS encoding FAD-dependent monooxygenase → MLDALVVGAGPTGLTMAVELARHGLRCRIVDQLEAPSVLSRALAVQARTLEVFDDFGIADEAVARGRRTEAFNVVGAGGARARVPLQAFSWLETRFPYILMLPQDATEALLTEYLGTFGVKVERGLGLEDFRQDADGVEVTLKRADGQVERVKARWLLGCDGARSRVRKGAGIPFEGETYDDACVLADVHVEWPLGQGELCILPSTRGVVAAFPMPGEKRFRMFAVMPRDSLPEGDDTAPLTLEEMQALVDRMVPVPTRLSEPRWMTRYRLHRRGVPHYRQGRVFLAGDAAHIHSPAGGQGMNTGIQDAYNLAWKLALVTRGHAPESLLDTYEQERHPVGQKLLQGTDRLFGLMARGGATSRLLRAYMVPRIARQLLGNRFVQRQMTRFVSQLAIHYRRSPLSTERIWGDEAGGVRLAEGPAPGEYVPELPVKGEGVTRLHEVLRGPHHTLLLFTGLEPEAKARSELVALARRLEAAYGPLLRARVVVAGEGTPTPYVLADEDGAAHRRFGAGAECFYLLRPDGYVGHRERPIEPKRLEAELTRRMGSPRPGQARVAG